GAATCATAAAATGAGGAGGCCAACGAATCGGATGGAAGAATCCTGGGTCATTGTCGTTCGTGCTGTTATCGCCTTTTTCTCATTATTAATTTTCACGCGTTTATTAGGTAAACAACAAATGGGAAACCTCTCCTACTTTGATTATATTAATGGAATTACCATTGGTTCGATTGCAGCAAACCTGGCAACAAATCTGACCGGTAAAGCCTGGGTTCACTGGATTGGACTACTCGTTTTTATCTTATTATCACTAGCTTTACAATGGATCACGTTAAAAAGCCGTTATTTACACAAAATCATTGATGCTGAACCGGTCGTTGTCGTACAAGGTGGCAAAATTCTCGAACAAAACCTTTCTAAAGTTCGAGTAAAAAGCGATGAATTGCTCACCTTACTGCGGCAAAAAGGTTGTTTTGATTTAA
The nucleotide sequence above comes from Desertibacillus haloalkaliphilus. Encoded proteins:
- a CDS encoding DUF421 domain-containing protein, with protein sequence MEESWVIVVRAVIAFFSLLIFTRLLGKQQMGNLSYFDYINGITIGSIAANLATNLTGKAWVHWIGLLVFILLSLALQWITLKSRYLHKIIDAEPVVVVQGGKILEQNLSKVRVKSDELLTLLRQKGCFDLTRVEYAILETNGKLSILPKSKYQSLTPDDLNIEGSIVGLTTEVIIDGIILSQNLRQRKKSKQWLMQELHTKRIYDLKEVSFAAILPNNQLYVDTFADRVNDEANMSDYEGPF